One genomic region from Phoenix dactylifera cultivar Barhee BC4 unplaced genomic scaffold, palm_55x_up_171113_PBpolish2nd_filt_p 000261F, whole genome shotgun sequence encodes:
- the LOC103715042 gene encoding putative 1-phosphatidylinositol-3-phosphate 5-kinase FAB1C isoform X1: MGIADHPLLDLMQKVKSWIFGPSGSASESLMQGCGDHLMCYECRAGFGGPVHGHRCRSCWRMFCRKCMQSGGGSGSRVEQQPKYCKFCFRAISGHGEVAVERRGEKVSPWVSPECIPKSPLSGSTTNNKLFAGLPERRQFSSPRMLRCSTCRSDEEEVVDESGKQFFSPLSSFSHDVSDIDTISTSTGNEIYSFKSITPSPLDSPSRAVEQEDVSPMSRKIGLFDQDSPGYLRKLGGESEDLLEHGNRCTYDNLSIYQNQESQKAQQPLDFENNWDIWHPPPPEDEGDDVEAGFFEYDDEDDEVGDSGKLFTSSSFSSDVFRIKEKSNEAQKELLRNAVHGHFRALVSQLLKGEGVHVASENGGEGWLEVVSSLACQAANFVKPNISKGDSMDPGDYVKVKCIASGRPMDSTLIKGVACTKNIKHKRMVSQHKNPRLLLLGGALEYQKVPNKLASINTVLEQEIDHLKMAVGKIEAHRPNVLLVEKSVSSYAQEYLLAKEISLVLNVKRPLLERISRCTGAQIVQSIDNLASARLGHCEMFRIEKVSEECSSANYPNKKSVKTLMFFEGCPRRLGCTVLLRGTCLEELKKVKHVVQFASFAAYQLSLETSFLADEGATLPKIPLKPPFTMTQKPMNADAFVSMASTSAISDISETSADKFQGVGSGIKLGTECLPPFSNDLSLEKKCVEIRSEQKECKLSSDYLNSGIFLGSSPTYTQNHRDFTVESTPDISTCGAKGSISAFQCKEPGGSSHFPTDAGIHQGEMFEKSVIERSNLANHKNLKSDDEYKRTYVDGEVPTEYLSTAENHQSILVSLSSTCILKGTVCERSQLFRIKFYGSFDKPLGRYLRDDLFDQTSCCHVCKEPAEAHVRCYTHQQGSLSICVRQLPSVKLPGDQDGRIWMWHRCLKCELKDGVPPAAHRVVMSDAAWGLSFGKFLELSFSNHVTANRIASCGHSLQRDCLRFYGFGSMVAFFRYSPVDILSVNLPPSTLDFACQIQQELARKEGAKICNMVELLHGEVYDMLQGIERKITISEHEPSKESIHKHITELKNLLKVEKNEYEVLLQAVKTENIQLFNASVDILELNRLRRSLLLNAYMWDRQLYLLDSLSKAESYPAKVDPKLPDMFYLTKLKEWRAELFSKDGQLGNSSEKITTKPLASLGTPRKSMLSKQHEELSLQVLECNSSNMVEIDLSVESIEGYVGSASLNFFSGQCNGYDERKVIAEASIAASSVENLHSPSSNLSDQIDLAWTGSGQLVKDPPQGGAKADSVGSPSLLDNSCYKKVMSPVRVYSFDSALKFRDRVYGGLSPSSLQLTSFRSADVAGDFVSTFKDPILNMRRAYSQRSRRDIQRLNTLLSQTPIYISSASHMVSDGAHLLLSQTGLSDVVVAVYDDEPTSIISYALTSQEYADFITSRLDQRKELKGKDKISSLRNQMSNHAAAMNFAGQESVAQYQLNDIQSWCYGSDEAQLSREKLSDPKESHFRIYFGDESSFPADKAKYSVTCYFARQFDALRKKCCPNELDYIRSLSRCKRWSAQGGKSNVYFAKSLDDRFIIKQVTKTELDSFEDFAPEYFKYLTESITSGSPTCLAKILGIYQVTVKHLKGGREVRMDIMVMENLFFRRNISRVYDLKGSLRSRYNPDTSGNNRVLLDLNLLETLRTKPIFLGSKAKRRLERAVWNDTFFLASVDVMDYSLLVGIDEDRKELVIGIIDFMRQYTWDKHLETWVKASGILGGPKNASPTVISPTQYKKRFRKAMSNYFLTVPDQWS; this comes from the exons ATGGGGATAGCCGATCACCCACTTCTTGATCTGATGCAAAAGGTCAAGTCTTGGATCTTCGGCCCGTCGGGCAGTGCCTCCGAATCGTTGATGCAGGGCTGCGGCGACCACCTGATGTGTTATGAGTGCCGGGCGGGGTTTGGGGGGCCCGTTCACGGGCACCGGTGCCGGAGCTGCTGGCGGATGTTCTGCCGGAAGTGCATGCAGAGTGGGGGCGGCAGTGGCTCGAGGGTGGAGCAGCAGCCCAAGTACTGCAAGTTCTGCTTCCGGGCCATTTCTGGGCACGGCGAAGTAGCTGTGGAACGCCGGGGCGAGAAAGTTAGTCCTTGGGTGTCTCCAGAGTGCATCCCTAAGTCGCCTCTGTCTGGATCGACGACTAACAACAAGCTCTTTGCTGGCCTGCCGGAGCGGCGGCAGTTTTCATCGCCACGCATGCTTCGTTGCTCCACCTGCAG GagtgatgaagaagaagtggttgATGAATCCGGGAAGCAATTTTTTAGCCCGTTGAGTTCGTTCTCCCATGATGTCTCTGATATAGATACTATTAGTACCAGTACTGGGAATGAGATTTACAGTTTCAAGTCGATAACTCCGAGTCCCTTAGACAGCCCTAGTAGGGCAGTTGAGCAAGAGGATGTGAGCCCTATGTCAAGAAAGATTGGTCTTTTCGATCAAGATTCTCCAGGTTACTTGCGAAAACTTGGAGGGGAGTCTGAGGATTTACTAGAACATGGTAATAGATGCACATATGACAACCTTTCGATTTACCAGAATCAAGAAAGCCAGAAGGCTCAACAGCCCTTGGATTTTGAGAATAATTGGGATATTTGGCATCCTCCCCCACCTGAAGACGAGGGGGATGATGTGGAGGCTGGTTTTTTTGAgtatgatgatgaagatgatgaggTTGGCGACTCAGGCAAGCTATTCACATCTAGTAGCTTCAGTAGTGATGTGTTTCGGATAAAGGAGAAGTCTAATGAAGCCCAGAAAGAGCTTCTAAGGAATGCTGTGCACGGACATTTCAGGGCTCTTGTGTCTCAACTATTGAAAGGGGAAGGTGTTCATGTTGCGAGTGAGAATGGTGGGGAGGGCTGGCTGGAAGTGGTTTCCTCACTGGCATGCCAAGCTGCTAATTTCGTGAAACCAAATATTAGCAAAGGTGACAGCATGGATCCTGGTGATTATGTCAAGGTCAAGTGTATAGCATCGGGAAGGCCAATGGATAG CACCCTTATTAAAGGGGTAGCTTGTactaagaatataaaacataaacgCATGGTCTCACAACACAAAAACCCTAGGTTGCTTCTTTTGGGAGGAGCACTGGAGTACCAGAAAGTTCCAAATAAGTTGGCATCAATAAATACTGTACTTGAACAG GAAATTGATCACCTGAAAATGGCTGTTGGAAAGATCGAGGCTCATCGACCGAATGTGCTTCTAGTTGAAAAAAGTGTCTCGTCATATGCTCAAGAATATCTTTTGGCAAAAGAGATATCATTGGTGTTGAATGTCAAGAGGCCACTTTTGGAGAGAATATCACGGTGTACTGGTGCTCAGATTGTTCAATCCATTGATAATCTTGCTTCAGCTAGGTTAGGACACTGTGAAATGTTCCGGATAGAGAAAGTTTCCGAAGAATGTTCATCTGCCAACTATCCAAACAAGAAGTCTGTTAAAACTTTGATGTTCTTTGAAGGTTGTCCAAGGCGGTTAGGGTGCACG GTTCTTTTAAGGGGTACATGTCTTGAGGAATTAAAGAAAGTTAAACATGTTGTTCAGTTTGCAAGCTTTGCAGCTTATCAACTATCACTTGAGACCTCATTCCTTGCAGATGAGGGTGCAACACTCCCTAAAATTCCTTTGAAACCACCATTTACTATGACACAGAAGCCTATGAATGCTGATGCCTTTGTTTCAATGGCATCAACTTCAGCTATATCTGATATTTCCGAAACAAGTGCAGACAAGTTTCAAGGAGTTGGGTCAGGAATTAAGCTTGGTACAGAGTGCCTTCCTCCATTCTCAAATGATTTGTCTTTAGAAAAGAAATGTGTGGAAATTAGATCTGAGCAAAAAGAATGCAAATTATCATCTGACTATCTAAATTCTGGTATTTTCCTAGGCTCGTCTCCAACTTATACTCAAAATCATAGGGATTTTACAGTTGAATCAACTCCAGATATTTCTACTTGTGGTGCTAAGGGTTCAATATCTGCATTCCAATGCAAAGAACCAGGTGGCTCTTCACATTTTCCAACTGATGCTGGAATTCATCAAGGTGAAATGTTTGAGAAATCAGTTATAGAAAGAAGCAACTTAGCGAATCATAAGAATCTAAAATCTGATGATGAATATAAAAGAACATACGTAGATGGTGAGGTTCCGACAGAGTACTTGTCAACTGCAGAAAATCACCAAAGCATCTTGGTTTCCTTATCAAGCACTTGCATCTTAAAAGGTACAGTGTGCGAACGCTCTCAGCTCTTCCGTATCAAATTCTATGGTAGTTTTGATAAGCCACTTGGAAGATATCTCCGTGATGACTTGTTTGACCAG ACATCTTGCTGTCATGTATGTAAAGAACCAGCCGAAGCCCATGTTCGGTGTTATACTCACCAGCAGGGTAGTCTTTCAATTTGTGTTAGGCAGCTTCCTTCGGTGAAATTACCTGGAGACCAAGATGGAAGGATATGGATGTGGCACCGATGCCTCAAGTGTGAACTTAAGGATGGAGTACCGCCTGCTGCACATAGAGTAGTCATGTCTGATGCTGCTTGGGGGCTTTCATTTGGAAAATTCTTGGAGCTCAGTTTTTCAAATCATGTAACTGCTAACCGTATTGCAAGCTGTGGCCATTCTCTCCAGAGAGACTGCCTTCGGTTTTATGG GTTTGGGAGCATGGTTGCATTCTTTCGCTATTCCCCTGTAGATATTCTGTCTGTTAACTTGCCACCCTCAACTCTGGATTTCGCATGCCAGATTCAGCAAGAGTTGGCAAGAAAAGAGGGAGCTAAG ATATGCAATATGGTGGAATTATTGCACGGGGAAGTGTATGACATGCTTCAAGGAATTGAAAGAAAGATCACAATATCTGAGCATGAACCCTCGAAGGAAAGCATACATAAGCACATAACTGAGTTGAAGAATTTACTTAAAGTGGAAAAAAATGAGTATGAA GTTTTGTTGCAAGCAGTTAAAACAGAGAATATTCAACTGTTCAATGCATCTGTTGATATTTTGGAGCTCAATCGTTTGAGACGTAGCCTTCTACTTAATGCATACATGTGGGATCGTCAACTCTATTTGTTGGACTCATTGTCTAAAGCTGAAAGTTATCCTGCCAAGGTTGATCCAAAACTTCCAGACATGTTCTATCTCACCAAGCTGAAAGAATGGAGGGCtgaattattttctaaagaTGGGCAGCTTGGGAACTCATCTGAAAAAATCACCACAAAGCCGTTGGCCTCGTTAGGAACTCCAAGGAAATCCATGTTGTCAAAGCAGCATGAGGAGTTAAGCCTGCAGGTTTTGGAGTGTAATTCAAGCAATATGGTTGAAATAGACCTTTCAGTTGAGTCTATTGAGGGTTATGTGGGCTCAGCAAGTCTTAATTTTTTCTCTGGTCAGTGTAATGGATACGATGAGAGAAAGGTAATTGCTGAAGCTAGCATTGCCGCTTCATCCGTGGAGAACTTGCATTCACCTTCCTCTAATCTATCTGATCAAATAGATTTAGCATGGACTGGTTCAGGGCAGTTAGTGAAAGATCCACCCCAAGGTGGTGCAAAAGCTGATTCAGTTGGATCTCCAAGTCTGTTGGATAATTCATGCTATAAGAAGGTAATGTCCCCAGTCAGGGTTTATTCATTTGATTCTGCTCTAAAATTCAGAGACAGAGTATATGGTGGATTGTCTCCTTCATCATTGCAATTGACTTCATTTAGATCAGCTGATGTTGCCGGAGATTTTGTGAGCACGTTTAAAGATCCGATTCTGAACATGAGAAGAGCCTATTCTCAAAGGTCTCGCAGGGATATACAGAGATTAAATACTCTTCTTAGTCAGACACCCATATACATCTCATCAGCATCTCATATGGTGAGTGATGGGGCTCACTTGCTTCTTTCTCAAACAGGTCTTAGTGATGTAGTTGTTGCAGTCTATGACGATGAACCCACGAGCATAATATCCTATGCCTTGACTTCCCAAGAGTATGCTGACTTCATAACATCCAGATTGGATCAGCGCAAGGAGTTGAAGGGGAAGGACAAAATCAGCAGTCTTCGGAATCAAATGAGCAACCATGCAGCAGCTATGAATTTTGCAGGTCAAGAATCTGTTGCCCAATACCAGTTGAATGATATCCAGTCTTGGTGCTACGGATCTGACGAAGCTCAACTCTCACGAGAGAAGCTTTCAGATCCCAAGGAATCCCatttcagaatttattttggTGATGAGTCTTCGTTTCCTGCAGACAAGGCAAAATATTCTGTAACATGTTATTTTGCAAGACAGTTTGATGCACTTAGGAAGAAATGCTGCCCAAATGAATTGGATTATATACGTTCCCTAAGCCGCTGTAAGAGATGGAGTGCGCAAGGTGGTAAAAGCAATGTGTATTTTGCCAAGTCATTGGATGATAGATTTATCATAAAGCAAGTCACAAAAACAGAGTTAGATTCTTTTGAAGACTTTGCTCCTGAATACTTCAAGTATTTGACTGAGTCAATAACTTCTGGAAGCCCCACTTGCCTAGCAAAAATCCTTGGTATTTATCAG GTGACTGTCAAACACTTGAAAGGTGGCCGGGAAGTAAGGATGGATATAATGGTGATGGAGAATCTCTTCTTTAGGAGGAATATATCAAGAGTTTATGATCTCAAAGGCTCATTGCGTTCCCGTTATAACCCTGATACTTCAGGAAACAACAGAGTtttattagatctgaatttGTTAGAGACGCTCCGCACAAAGCCCATTTTTTTAGGAAGCAAGGCAAAGAGAAGATTGGAACGGGCTGTATGGAATGACACCTTTTTTCTTGCG TCAGTGGATGTCATGGACTATTCGCTACTGGTCGGCATTGATGAGGATCGAAAGGAACTTGTTATAGGAATCATTGATTTTATGAGGCAGTATACATGGGACAAGCACCTGGAAACCTGGGTAAAGGCCTCAGGCATACTCGGTGGTCCAAAAAATGCATCACCCACCGTCATTTCTCCAACGCAGTACAAGAAACGCTTCAGGAAAGCCATGTCGAATTACTTCCTCACCGTCCCTGACCAGTGGTCCTGA